The following proteins are encoded in a genomic region of Balneola vulgaris DSM 17893:
- a CDS encoding DUF1456 family protein, protein MDNNDIFRRLRYILGYNDLKMTEVFAQADHVLPQKEVTLWLKKDEDPVKVDMPDIKMSIFLNGLINQLRGKKEGAQPEPEKVLNNNIIFRKLRIAFDLQSDEILDLYESVDKSISAHELSAFFRKPSSSKYRACNDQYLRHFLNGLQNKFEKKEN, encoded by the coding sequence ATGGACAATAACGACATCTTTCGCCGCCTGCGATATATACTAGGATACAATGATTTAAAAATGACTGAAGTTTTCGCTCAGGCTGATCATGTTTTACCTCAGAAAGAGGTAACCCTTTGGCTCAAGAAAGACGAAGATCCTGTGAAAGTGGATATGCCAGATATAAAAATGTCGATTTTTCTAAATGGATTGATAAATCAATTAAGAGGTAAGAAAGAAGGTGCTCAACCAGAACCGGAAAAAGTGCTAAACAACAACATCATTTTCCGAAAACTACGCATCGCTTTCGATTTACAGTCGGATGAAATCTTGGACTTATATGAGTCTGTGGATAAAAGTATTAGTGCTCACGAACTCAGTGCCTTCTTCCGCAAGCCTAGTTCATCTAAATATCGAGCGTGTAATGATCAATACCTCCGCCACTTCCTGAATGGCCTTCAAAATAAGTTTGAGAAAAAAGAGAATTAA